In Capillimicrobium parvum, a genomic segment contains:
- a CDS encoding class I SAM-dependent methyltransferase produces the protein MRLPGSPLARLRAERTRWAERGDAVQCPVCGGRFARFLPYGGREGAICPGCGCAERHRLLWLWLTEEDRLHGRMLAFGPDDATEQRLRARPGLDYLSADIDGTQAMVAADVTRLPFDDGSFDCVLCSHVLEHVGDEQGALRELRRVLAPGGWAAIMVPVDRSVRETIEDPSVTKPEQRLARYGHDDHVRLYGADVATRLGADDVVDPLTRFGAERERRHGLRRADRFGPDEVYLCRA, from the coding sequence CCCGCTCGCGCGGCTGCGCGCCGAGCGCACGCGGTGGGCCGAGCGCGGGGACGCGGTGCAGTGCCCGGTCTGCGGCGGGCGGTTCGCGCGCTTCCTGCCCTACGGCGGGCGCGAGGGGGCGATCTGCCCAGGCTGCGGGTGCGCCGAGCGTCACCGCCTGCTGTGGCTGTGGCTGACCGAGGAGGACCGCCTGCACGGGCGCATGCTCGCCTTCGGCCCCGACGACGCGACCGAGCAGCGGCTGCGCGCGCGGCCCGGCCTCGACTACCTGAGCGCGGACATCGACGGCACGCAGGCGATGGTGGCCGCCGACGTCACGCGCCTGCCGTTCGACGACGGCTCCTTCGACTGCGTCCTGTGCTCGCACGTCCTCGAGCACGTCGGAGACGAACAGGGCGCCCTGCGCGAGCTGCGCCGCGTCCTGGCGCCCGGCGGCTGGGCGGCCATCATGGTGCCGGTCGACCGCTCGGTCCGGGAGACGATCGAGGACCCGTCGGTCACGAAGCCCGAGCAGCGCCTGGCCCGCTACGGCCACGACGATCACGTCCGGCTGTACGGCGCCGACGTCGCGACCAGGCTGGGCGCCGACGACGTGGTCGACCCGCTGACGCGGTTCGGCGCCGAGCGGGAGCGCCGTCACGGCCTGCGCCGCGCCGACCGCTTCGGCCCCGACGAGGTGTACCTGTGCCGGGCCTGA
- a CDS encoding methyltransferase domain-containing protein, whose amino-acid sequence MSAWQRARHRGMGSRERWEDGLDTEVRFWRAYLRHNLEPGGPGHYRVDPDWSLEEDAVLAPVVAGLDGDRVRILDVGAGPLTVLGKRCPGKAVEIAAIDPLAEAYDRLLAEAGIDPLVRTRAGHGEQVAELFAPASFDVAYSSNALDHGYDPAAAIAAMVAVVRPGGAVVLRHARNEGETQRYLGLHQWNLDARDGELVVWRPGEERNVSRELAGRARGDVRVQDGELIAVLTVEGPC is encoded by the coding sequence ATGAGCGCCTGGCAGCGGGCCCGCCACCGCGGGATGGGCAGCCGCGAGCGCTGGGAGGACGGGCTCGACACCGAGGTCCGCTTCTGGCGCGCGTACCTTCGCCACAACCTCGAGCCCGGCGGCCCCGGCCACTACCGCGTCGACCCGGACTGGAGCCTCGAGGAGGACGCCGTGCTCGCGCCCGTCGTCGCCGGGCTCGACGGCGACCGCGTGCGCATCCTCGACGTCGGCGCCGGGCCGCTGACCGTCCTGGGCAAGCGCTGTCCGGGCAAGGCGGTCGAGATCGCGGCGATCGACCCGCTCGCCGAGGCCTACGACCGCCTGCTCGCCGAGGCGGGCATCGACCCGCTCGTCCGCACCCGCGCCGGCCACGGCGAGCAGGTGGCCGAGCTGTTCGCGCCCGCCAGCTTCGACGTCGCCTACTCCTCCAATGCGCTCGACCACGGCTACGACCCCGCCGCGGCGATCGCGGCGATGGTCGCCGTGGTGCGCCCCGGCGGCGCCGTCGTGCTGCGCCATGCGCGCAACGAGGGCGAGACGCAGCGCTACCTCGGGCTGCACCAGTGGAACCTCGACGCCCGCGACGGCGAGCTCGTCGTGTGGCGGCCGGGCGAGGAGCGCAACGTGTCGCGGGAGCTGGCCGGCCGGGCGCGCGGCGACGTGCGGGTGCAGGACGGCGAGCTGATCGCCGTGCTCACCGTGGAGGGCCCGTGCTGA